The sequence CCATAATGTCTGTGCACAAAACATCTTCTATCAAACACTTGttcattgtctttgtttaatcAGGATATTAATGTTGAGGATTGGGAGGTTTCTGAGGTtttgggaaattaaaattaaacttgTTTGGTGTGGATTGTGCtaatgtatttttgttgttggaaACAAAAGTAGTGCTGATTGATGAGATAGACCAAGAGAGTTTGGAAGCAGGAATATTGGTTATGGAAGAAGTTCATGAATGCTGATGAGGATCATGAGGTGCAAAAGATTAAATATGGTATAAACTTAGTTCCAAATTTCTAGCTTTTCTTTAGTTGGTTGTTTGTCTTCTTTGCATGATTTTTCATGGGATGAAAACTTGCACATGTCTTTGTTAAACAAAaagtttagtttttaataaaaaggagCTCGAAAGCTATTTTATTAGCAAAAGAAAGACAACAAAAAGATACAAGACACTACCCAAATACAAATAAGCTACTGAACagttaaaaatcaaaaccattatgTCTGAAACATTTCATAATCCAGTAGGGAAGGTCACGGCCATGAAAAAAAAGATTAAGACTATGCAGATTGACTCCATGAATTGCAAGTTTGAATACAGGAAAGGCCCAGGATAAACAAGAGGATTGCCAGTAGAGATAAGAAGAAGTTGAACAACCGACACATTCTCAAAAGGTTGCATTTGAAGAACAGCTTTATAGGCATCAGCATTAGTAAGGAAAAGATGATTGATCAGAACTCCCCGTTGAATAGCACAGGCAATGGCAGCTTCAAGGGCTTTAAGCTCAACATCAGCAGCAGTCAAAGCAGTGTTAGAACAGGAACCTGCAAATGAAATAAAGGAATGAGAGTTTAGTTGCATGTGATCAATGATACATCTCTCTTTCTCACTCTCTCTCATGAATGTACCATAGGGGAGAAATAGAGGGAAATAATTACGTTACTCTTTAGAATCATTTGAAAAATGTAAAGCCAATAACAAGTGTATTCAACTTTGCATACTAAGAAATACGGACATATACAAACAGAAACTTATTATGtaaaaccaataaaattgtGTTCAACTTTATATGCATATGTAAATGTCTGTCAGTGGTATGagtcatatataattattgttgaatttTCCAATTACGATCGATTAAACACTTATCATGAATTGCGAATCACAAAAAGTTAAGCTTTTCGCATGCGAGTTAAAATTATTGACGCGATGGCTCTCCTCGGTTCTCTTTACtgcatttgaataaaaattaaagctaagaagaaaaaaaaagtgagtgCGATCTTCTTAGTTCTTGATGAAGAGGTTGCAACTGTGATGGTTGAATGCTCATGCAAATAAAAGCTCAACTGTGGTTTGCTCGAATTAGAAGTTCATTtctagtttaaattttgttagatagaataaatcatatactccatccgttcttttttatctgtcgtcaataaccgaatctcacattatttcacataatttaataaaaaattagttattttttcaaaattacccctaatttatatctttacatttctctctcatattaaatttcaagaagagaattgaatagagtgtcagggtaattttgggaaaaaaataataaatgcttcttaatgttaaaaaatgacagataaaaaaaacttgagtttatgacagataaataGGAACGGAGtaagttataaaattttaataaacaatCTAAATGAtctcatatcatattttttttttgcatgctcAATTTTGATCCCctgctttaaaaaattatgattttgtctcctatttttagtttttagtacAATTTGGTCATCGACAATCACATATGACAAACTATagaacacattttttttttagagctGGCGTTATTGGTGTTTATTCAGATAactaaattataacaaaaattaaaaatagaggactaaatcataatttttttaaaactatgtgatcaaaataaaaacacacaaaaaaaccATGTGAGactatttaaattgtttatccaaaaaattttcatataatagttaatatatattaatattatattatattataaatattattgtattttatttttctccagcAAGTCTCCCTCATTTATCAATCTGCTCATGAATAGCTCTATACAAAACTCACAACATTCCATGTACAGCCAGCAATCTAAGAGCCACACACTCTTCATCATAAAAACATACAGacataacaacaataacaaagaaaatcaagCACCAATTTGGCAATTTATAGGAAAAATCAACACCATTACACTGAAATTACTCAATTTTGTCTCTAGGGAATTTAAAACCTCCATGCTAAATTCATACAAGAAGAATTTGACAATGTCTTGTCTTCTGGGGAATTTAACATCTCCATGTTAAACTCATAAAAGAATTCAACAAAAGGTGTTTCAGAAATTTTCCATCCAAATACTACCATTTTAAGGTTATCCCGGAAGCTTTTCTTTGCAAACAGGGCACATAAAACCAAGTGTATTCGACTGCATTTCAGCAACATCACCTTCGCAGTTGAACTCTCTGTTGCACCAAACACATACAGTCGTAAACTTGCAGTTAGAAACATCAGATGGCACTGGTTCATCCCATTGTAGCTGAATGGGAGGGCCTCGCTTATCCTCGAGTCCTGAAATATAGTCTAACTCCATTACTGACCCGGGCGAAGCAGCTTGTCCATTTAGAAGAACAAAATCTGAAGGTTCAATCCGGCCCTCACTCAACCCTTCAAAACCTAAAATGTTCTCATGCTTCTCTCCAGCACATGAACCTTCACACTGGATGGACAAAACCAGCTCTCTTAGAGCAAGTATATCAGAAAAATATATTGTGATCTCTGTATGCTACTTCCTATTCTTACATCAGATAAATCAAGCATAACTTCTGTTTAAAAAGGtgacaaaaaattcaaaaacagatTATCTGATTTATTTCAACTCATTTGATATTTGAATTAACTCATAATCATGTTCTATAAAAAGCAATATAccattactttttttattggcATGGAAACTACAAGGCATGTAAATGTGTTATTTGATTAGAAGTAACAATTGTTTTAAAAGCATTTTTGTTTGACTCAGAGATAAGACTAGAGTATAAAACTCTTTTTTACCATAATGGTTGTGTTTTTGAGCATTTATGGTAATTTAACACttgaaaaaatcaagaaaattatgGACCTTGATGAAAGGAATTTATGATGCATGTCTCACTCAATGGCAGCTTGAACCATTCCATCAATTAAAGACGCATTAAGCAAGAAATCATTTAGAAGATAtgatatcattgtttttttcttgacatCACAAATAGTCCACAATCAGTCGAAATCTTGTGACTACATTCACGCGCCAGAATTACTTTTCCATTAATATGTTAATACGATTTACTATCCTATCTTAGATGTTAGGTGAGggagaaagtaaaaaaatttacttagaTCACATTGCTTGATAAATTTACTTAAATCAAGTGTCCAAATTAATGCCTTTTCATATACCTAGGTTGCATAACCATGGCTATTTGCAAAGTGGCTCATTAGtactaaatttatatatatatataatccaggAATGTGAACTAAAActttttaactaattaaatcaTTACTTAGAAATGAATAAATCTTATTCAGCAGTTAGTAAATTGTCGAAAGTTATTTTAGGAGAGACcaaattttttatggttattgaAACAGTATTCGGCCAAGTAGATAATCCAACGGGGgtcatttctttatttcaatAAAGTTCATGCTGTACTTCTAAAGCATCCTAACAGCCACAAGAAGTGTTACCTGATTTGGAATCAAATCAAGGATGGGAAGTTCAGAAGATGGTGACAACCATGAAGATGACATGTTAGGAACATTAAGCTGCAATGCAATTCTTAGATTATCATTGTCAGCATCATCACATACAGCATCTCCACCATATTCAGCATTCCTTTGGAAACAGATTTCTAGGTGAGGACCATCCTTATCTGTTTCTTTGACCACAGATTCCCTTTTGTCAttgttgaatgaaaaccctaaacctGGTCCAACACCTTGGTCGTGTACATCACAAAACGGAGTAGGTACAGAGCTATTAAGATTTATTCCCTGCTCGCGGCTGACATGAAGATTTTCATCGATGGTGTCCCCCATATCAGCACCTCTATCagctaatacatgtatatttccAAAATCACTTCCCAAATTTGGTGTATCCATTTCCATAGAAACCGGTTTCCCAATTGGAGTAAATCCATGATCTTCGCCGCTGACGTGGAGATCATCACATATAGTGTCATCCATATCATCACCTTTATCAGATAATACATGGATATTTCCAAAATCGCTTCCAAAATTTGATGTGTCAATGTCAATAGAAACTGGTTTCCCAATTCTTTGAGTAAATCCATGATCTTCATATGTCCCACCATCATCAACTGATCTGTAACTGGATAATTTAATCCAAGTACCTTCAGAATCTACCTTCTGATCTTTCCCATTTTTCTCAATTACAGAAATCACATCtgaagaagaaagatccttGCCATTGTGAGATCTGCCACTTGAAGTTTCCATATTGGTAAGAGATTGAGGTAAGTTATCATCATGTGCTTCATCATCAGATTTAATATCCACACTTTCAGTAGTTTCTACCAGCATTTCAGATGGAAAACCAGGAACATAATTGAGAACATTGTCCATCTTGCTAATTTTTTCACTGGGCGAATCACGCACATCGGTAGGTGGAGATACAACGTTCAGGCATGTGCTAGGTTCTGTGGCCTTGACAACAGTAGCCATAACAACCTCTTCTGATCTAACAGTGATCATATCACAACCATCAATCTGAACATCAATTAATCCGCTCATGCACTCCTCAGCATTACACTTGGGTGAGTGATTTTCTATCACATTATTCACATCAATAGGAACAGGAGATACTATGGTAGAATTTGCAAGGCCATTACAAGTGTCAAGAGTTTTGTTAGATTTAGATTGGGGCTCATTATGATCATACACATGCTCCACAACAGATTTGCTTGTGCAGGGTTCTTGAGCACTTTGAGTTGCACAGTAGTTTGGCTGATTTCTTGTCTCCAACTCACGATTTAAAGAAGTGGTGGTATGCTGTTCATTAACATTTTTGGGTGCGGAAGATTCTAATTCAGAACGGTTTCCAATTCTGATGGCAGAGACATCAACCTCAGACCAAACACAAGGCACTGTTGTCAAAGAAGATGGGTTGATAATGTTCTCTGTGATAGTATCATCTGGAAATGCTCCAGAACTCACACCTTGATATCTCACATGAGACCCAACATGACCATTATAGCGACGCCTTTCAGTGAAAGTTTTATGACAAAATTGGCATTCAAACATTCCATCTTTTATAATCACACCGTCCCCAACAGTTTTGATAAGCTTACGTCTCTTTGCACTCCTCTGGTGAAAGGTTACAAGGTGCTGCAAATACTCTTCATCACCACTAAAACTAAGATTGCATTTATCACATTCCAATATGCGGTTAGGTTTGGTGTTTCCCTGCTCACTAGGTGTATACAAAACAATTTGCTTCTGATGATCAGTAGAACCATGGAATATGTCTGCTGTGGCAGGATATGCAGATATTTCCTTTGTAGTGTCCGACTGGTAAGCACGGCCCACAGGCTGTTTAGACATA comes from Dioscorea cayenensis subsp. rotundata cultivar TDr96_F1 chromosome 15, TDr96_F1_v2_PseudoChromosome.rev07_lg8_w22 25.fasta, whole genome shotgun sequence and encodes:
- the LOC120277160 gene encoding uncharacterized protein LOC120277160: MTTEAIPVVDLRLLSQSELASLARSDPSAFDLRRCDDVVVPRIDRTVFNESAGSRKQTYSRLRLASRASADPSHTPQPPSIRDPDHDLILSSLRAFFAQEVSSQPLALATMPQPPPPQFLERDREVLNAKGVTVDLVALGEKVDPFGEEMRRRTEGLATVEGLLGFLTGLDGQWGSPRMKKKVVDAAGFGDHLPKGWRISIGIKKREVVPRLFCRRYISPCGKRFKSCKEVSSYILSLIGSQVASQPILQQTSESHFKHERLTHEHDPVGRAYQSDTTKEISAYPATADIFHGSTDHQKQIVLYTPSEQGNTKPNRILECDKCNLSFSGDEEYLQHLVTFHQRSAKRRKLIKTVGDGVIIKDGMFECQFCHKTFTERRRYNGHVGSHVRYQGVSSGAFPDDTITENIINPSSLTTVPCVWSEVDVSAIRIGNRSELESSAPKNVNEQHTTTSLNRELETRNQPNYCATQSAQEPCTSKSVVEHVYDHNEPQSKSNKTLDTCNGLANSTIVSPVPIDVNNVIENHSPKCNAEECMSGLIDVQIDGCDMITVRSEEVVMATVVKATEPSTCLNVVSPPTDVRDSPSEKISKMDNVLNYVPGFPSEMLVETTESVDIKSDDEAHDDNLPQSLTNMETSSGRSHNGKDLSSSDVISVIEKNGKDQKVDSEGTWIKLSSYRSVDDGGTYEDHGFTQRIGKPVSIDIDTSNFGSDFGNIHVLSDKGDDMDDTICDDLHVSGEDHGFTPIGKPVSMEMDTPNLGSDFGNIHVLADRGADMGDTIDENLHVSREQGINLNSSVPTPFCDVHDQGVGPGLGFSFNNDKRESVVKETDKDGPHLEICFQRNAEYGGDAVCDDADNDNLRIALQLNVPNMSSSWLSPSSELPILDLIPNQCEGSCAGEKHENILGFEGLSEGRIEPSDFVLLNGQAASPGSVMELDYISGLEDKRGPPIQLQWDEPVPSDVSNCKFTTVCVWCNREFNCEGDVAEMQSNTLGFMCPVCKEKLPG